A part of Oncorhynchus gorbuscha isolate QuinsamMale2020 ecotype Even-year linkage group LG09, OgorEven_v1.0, whole genome shotgun sequence genomic DNA contains:
- the LOC124044494 gene encoding neurexophilin-2-like has protein sequence MAWYRLCGCVVWCRKVQPQFPETELIEWEEGDHEEKFSPSGAGASPRVLNPLRLFARGVPGAVGPPSLKHNPIRDMTYLENMEDFWDWLSNQTDIQASQVRAKRRPIVKTGKFKKMFGWGDFHSNIKTVKLNLLITGKIVDHGNGTFSVYFRHNSTGLGNVSVSLVPPSKVVEFEMAQQSTLETKDSKAFNCRIEYEKTDRNKKTALCSFDSSKVCYQEQTQSHVSWLCSKPFKVICIYIAFYSVDYKLVQKVCPDYNYHSDTPYSSTG, from the exons ATGGCgtggtacaggttgtgtg gttgtgtg GTGTGGTGCAGGAAGGTCCAGCCGCAGTTCCCAGAGACAGAGCTGATagagtgggaggagggggacCATGAGGAGAAGTTCTCCCCCAGTGGAGCCGGTGCCAGTCCCAGAGTCCTCAACCCCCTGAGGCTGTTTGCTAGGGGGGTTCCTGGAGCTGTCGGGCCCCCCAGCCTTAAACACAACCCCATCAGGGACATGACATACCTAGAGAACATGGAGGACTTCTGGGATTGGTTATCCAACCAGACAGATATTCAGGCCAGCCAGGTCAGAGCCAAGCGACGACCCATCGTCAAGACAGGCAAGTTCAAGAAGATGTTTGGCTGGGGAGACTTCCACTCCAACATTAAGACTGTCAAGCTTAACCTGCTGATCACCGGGAAGATCGTGGACCACGGTAACGGAACGTTCAGTGTCTACTTCCGCCATAACTCCACTGGTCTGGGGAACGTGTCGGTGAGTCTGGTGCCGCCGTCTAAAGTGGTGGAGTTTGAGATGGCTCAGCAGTCCACACTGGAGACAAAAGACTCTAAAGCTTTCAACTGTCGTATCGAGTATGAGAAGACGGACCGCAACAAGAAGACGGCTCTGTGCAGCTTCGACTCCTCCAAGGTGTGTTACCAGGAACAGACACAGAGCCACGTCTCCTGGCTCTGCTCTAAGCCCTTTAAAGTCATCTGCATCTACATCGCCTTCTACAGTGTGGACTACAAACTGGTGCAGAAGGTCTGCCCGGACTACAACTACCATAGTGACACTCCCTACTCCTCCACTGGCTGA